Proteins encoded in a region of the Anoxybacillus amylolyticus genome:
- the opp4B gene encoding oligopeptide ABC transporter permease — translation MVKFILRRIVMMIPQLFILSVLIFLLAKAMPGDALTGQLANNPKMDAQTLAEMREKLGLNDPLYVQYTRWIKNLLHGDLGLSYVHQQPVTDLLAGRMWNTVLLSLCILVLTYAIAVPLGVISGRWQDSWADKLIVGYSYVSFATPLFIFALIMLFLFGFKLGWFPTGGSVDIQLEEGTWDYYISKFNHLLLPSLSGALISTVGIIQYLRSEIIDTKVKDFVRTARAKGVPEAKIYSRHILRNSFLPIAAFLGYEITGLIGGSVFLESIFSYPGIGQLFLQSIMQRDYSVVTALVMISGLATLVGTLLSDIILSAVDPRIRIE, via the coding sequence ATGGTCAAATTTATATTGCGACGTATCGTGATGATGATTCCGCAACTATTTATTTTAAGTGTACTTATTTTTCTGCTGGCAAAAGCGATGCCAGGGGACGCTTTAACAGGGCAGCTAGCGAACAACCCAAAAATGGATGCGCAAACGTTAGCCGAGATGAGAGAAAAATTAGGGCTAAACGACCCTCTATATGTTCAATATACACGATGGATAAAAAATTTACTTCATGGAGATTTAGGTTTGTCATACGTCCATCAACAGCCTGTGACCGATTTATTGGCAGGGAGAATGTGGAATACGGTGTTGCTTTCCTTATGCATTCTTGTCTTAACGTATGCGATTGCTGTACCGTTAGGAGTGATTTCTGGTCGTTGGCAAGATTCGTGGGCAGATAAGCTCATTGTTGGATATAGCTATGTTAGCTTTGCGACTCCGCTATTTATTTTCGCCCTCATTATGCTCTTTCTGTTCGGGTTTAAGCTCGGATGGTTTCCAACGGGCGGTAGCGTCGATATTCAACTAGAAGAAGGGACATGGGATTATTACATAAGTAAGTTTAACCATCTTTTATTGCCTTCTTTATCAGGCGCGTTAATTAGTACGGTCGGAATCATTCAATACTTGCGAAGCGAAATTATTGATACGAAAGTAAAAGATTTTGTTCGCACCGCAAGGGCAAAAGGAGTGCCGGAAGCGAAAATTTATTCGCGTCATATTTTGCGCAACTCGTTTTTGCCGATCGCCGCTTTTTTAGGCTATGAAATTACTGGATTAATTGGAGGATCTGTTTTTTTAGAATCTATTTTTAGTTACCCAGGTATCGGCCAGCTTTTTCTTCAGTCGATTATGCAGCGGGATTATAGCGTCGTCACAGCACTTGTGATGATTTCCGGGCTCGCGACATTAGTCGGGACATTGTTATCCGACATCATTTTAAGCGCTGTCGATCCGAGGATAAGAATCGAGTAG
- a CDS encoding ABC transporter ATP-binding protein, translating into MLKQSVLQIEHLRVSFRIHEEYYAAVDDVSFTVHESEVLAIVGESGCGKSALALSIIGLHPPERTKLEGSVMFKGNNLLAQSVQALNQIRGKDIGMIFQDPLTALNPLMTVGKQIEESMDYHTALSAAEKRNRTLELLERVGIPNPAQVYNRYPHELSGGMRQRVVIAIAIACNPTLIIADEPTTALDVTIQAQIIRLLKDLQQQMNTGIILITHDLGVVAEMADRVAVMYAGEIVELADVHTLFTRPLHPYTRSLLQSIPSLQTPKETLHVIQGIVPPLTKLPRTGCRFRTRISWIDESTHESHPILREVEPNHWVRCTCYQHFYFPDGGEKA; encoded by the coding sequence TTGTTGAAACAGTCAGTGTTACAAATTGAACATTTACGAGTTTCTTTCCGAATTCATGAGGAATATTACGCAGCGGTCGATGATGTTTCTTTCACTGTTCACGAAAGTGAAGTGCTTGCGATTGTTGGGGAGTCAGGTTGTGGAAAAAGCGCACTTGCCCTTTCGATTATTGGATTACATCCGCCGGAACGGACAAAATTAGAAGGATCCGTCATGTTTAAAGGGAACAACCTTTTGGCACAATCGGTACAAGCATTAAATCAAATTCGCGGAAAAGATATCGGCATGATTTTTCAAGATCCGCTGACAGCGTTAAATCCGCTCATGACCGTTGGCAAGCAAATTGAAGAAAGCATGGACTATCACACTGCGCTATCGGCTGCTGAGAAACGAAACCGGACGCTAGAATTGCTTGAACGTGTTGGCATTCCAAATCCCGCACAGGTGTATAACCGTTATCCTCATGAATTGTCAGGAGGGATGCGACAACGCGTAGTAATTGCGATTGCAATTGCTTGTAATCCAACGTTAATCATTGCCGATGAGCCGACGACTGCGTTAGATGTAACGATTCAAGCACAAATTATTCGTTTATTAAAAGACTTACAGCAACAAATGAACACGGGAATTATTTTAATTACCCATGATTTAGGGGTAGTTGCCGAAATGGCCGACCGGGTCGCTGTCATGTATGCAGGAGAAATTGTCGAACTCGCAGATGTACATACACTATTTACTCGCCCGTTGCACCCGTATACCCGTTCGTTATTGCAGTCCATCCCTTCCTTGCAAACTCCAAAAGAAACACTTCATGTTATTCAAGGGATCGTTCCACCATTGACGAAACTTCCGAGAACTGGCTGCAGATTCCGTACAAGAATTAGTTGGATAGACGAGTCCACCCATGAATCGCATCCTATATTGCGGGAAGTCGAACCTAATCATTGGGTTCGCTGCACGTGCTACCAACATTTTTACTTTCCCGACGGGGGTGAAAAGGCATGA
- the tnpA gene encoding IS66 family insertion sequence element accessory protein TnpA yields the protein MSYRASGLTQAKWCEIHDVKVHQLKYWLKRLEGSNATPNPSTKWASVVMTDPSIHEDDSIQVKIGEFSIEVKQGFHPSLFADVVKVLKTLC from the coding sequence ATCTCCTACCGAGCGAGTGGGCTTACCCAAGCAAAATGGTGTGAAATCCATGATGTAAAAGTTCATCAGCTGAAGTACTGGCTCAAACGGCTCGAAGGTTCCAACGCTACACCAAACCCCTCTACAAAATGGGCATCCGTTGTGATGACAGATCCATCGATCCATGAAGACGATTCCATCCAAGTGAAAATCGGCGAATTTTCTATAGAAGTGAAGCAAGGATTTCATCCTTCGCTTTTTGCCGATGTGGTGAAGGTGTTGAAAACGTTATGTTGA
- a CDS encoding ABC transporter permease has product MKKTEHSPFSVLWREVVKDKLALSSFLLLSLILLIVYGASIALDQEEIVKVDLLSIYAPPSAEHWLGTDYGGRDILGQLIIGTKNSFTIGLAITLMTGFIGLTVGLIAGYFGGVIDNTIMRIIDFILVLPFLMLVIVFVAIVPKYNVFTFILIMSAFLWTGKARLIRAKTLAERELDYVSASKTLGTPDWKIIIREILPNLSSIIIVNLTLNLAGNIGIESGLSYLGFGLPESTPSLGTLVSYATNPDVLQNKWWVWLPASLLILVMMLCINFIGQALKRAADARQRLG; this is encoded by the coding sequence GTGAAAAAAACAGAACATTCACCCTTTTCTGTTCTGTGGCGGGAAGTAGTGAAAGATAAACTGGCGCTTAGTTCTTTTTTGCTTCTTTCGCTCATTCTATTAATTGTATACGGGGCTTCCATTGCATTGGATCAAGAAGAAATTGTCAAAGTTGATCTTTTGTCCATCTACGCCCCGCCGTCTGCCGAGCATTGGCTAGGAACAGACTATGGTGGAAGGGATATTTTAGGACAACTCATTATTGGGACGAAAAATTCGTTTACCATTGGTCTAGCCATCACACTTATGACCGGGTTTATTGGTCTAACGGTTGGTTTGATCGCGGGATATTTCGGCGGTGTCATTGACAATACCATTATGCGCATCATCGATTTTATCCTCGTCTTACCGTTTTTAATGTTAGTGATTGTTTTTGTGGCGATCGTTCCGAAATACAACGTGTTTACGTTTATTTTGATTATGAGCGCTTTTCTATGGACAGGAAAAGCAAGGCTCATTCGGGCAAAGACGTTAGCGGAACGAGAGTTGGACTATGTGAGCGCCTCGAAGACGCTCGGCACGCCCGATTGGAAAATCATCATTCGTGAAATATTACCGAACTTAAGCTCCATTATTATTGTTAATTTAACGCTGAATCTTGCGGGCAACATCGGAATTGAATCGGGGTTAAGTTATTTAGGATTCGGCCTGCCAGAAAGTACCCCAAGTTTAGGGACGTTAGTCAGCTATGCGACAAATCCGGATGTGTTGCAAAACAAATGGTGGGTTTGGTTACCTGCATCATTACTTATTTTAGTAATGATGTTGTGTATAAATTTTATCGGCCAAGCGTTAAAACGTGCGGCTGATGCAAGACAACGATTAGGATAA
- a CDS encoding adenine nucleotide alpha hydrolase family protein produces the protein MTDRKKVHVAMFSGGAASAYVAYQMVQTYGKENCILFFTNTLWEDEDNYRFMEEVAEYIGIEITERIDGRTPEEVFYDYRFLGNSRLAKCSEELKVRQTVMFIEELRDEQNLEPILYFGIGPHEKHRADNLREFYQHVPLEPVETRFPMIETFIADIDVKAIIQNEWGIRLPRMYELGFAHANCGGRCVRGGFQHYAQLYKIWPERYKEQEEMEERFRSYFQKNVSILKKDGKPFTLKEYRELMECEGIEKFLKKEDDTVPCVCSYS, from the coding sequence GTGACTGATAGAAAAAAAGTGCATGTCGCTATGTTTAGTGGTGGCGCAGCTAGTGCTTATGTAGCATATCAAATGGTTCAGACATATGGAAAAGAAAATTGCATTCTCTTTTTTACGAATACGCTTTGGGAAGATGAAGATAACTATCGTTTTATGGAAGAAGTAGCAGAGTATATAGGGATTGAGATCACTGAAAGGATAGATGGGCGCACTCCAGAAGAGGTTTTCTATGATTACCGTTTTTTAGGTAATTCACGTCTAGCTAAATGTTCAGAAGAATTAAAAGTAAGGCAAACAGTTATGTTTATCGAAGAGTTACGAGATGAACAAAACCTAGAACCTATTTTATATTTTGGTATAGGACCTCATGAGAAGCATCGGGCGGATAATTTGAGGGAGTTTTATCAACATGTTCCGCTCGAACCGGTGGAAACTAGGTTTCCAATGATTGAAACATTTATAGCTGATATTGATGTGAAGGCGATTATTCAAAATGAGTGGGGAATTAGGTTACCTCGTATGTATGAGTTGGGATTTGCACATGCCAATTGTGGTGGACGTTGTGTACGAGGAGGCTTCCAACACTATGCACAACTTTATAAAATTTGGCCAGAGCGCTACAAAGAACAAGAGGAAATGGAAGAAAGATTCCGTAGTTATTTTCAAAAAAATGTATCAATATTAAAAAAAGATGGGAAGCCGTTCACATTAAAAGAATATCGAGAACTGATGGAATGTGAAGGGATAGAGAAGTTTTTGAAAAAAGAAGATGATACAGTTCCGTGTGTATGTTCTTATTCGTGA
- a CDS encoding methyl-accepting chemotaxis protein: MQLFQPGSLLLNRLKFGKKFMLLFIIFIFSLVTIGTFYIRSLGEKAAFVEYEKMGLVYMEDFSIGLQALQQHREATLLYLSGDTASEQKAKKAEQQLDQLVKHVQTIQQRYNDPFSVQKQWKDLANTWQQMKSGWKTYTMDETVSRHNIIVNSLIEIMMTVADRSNLTLDNNIDNNYLSRVMVEKVPALTELISSAQALGVKMAFSTQIYEMDQSKMTYFLNAIDNSLNSLNHSAALMFMDDKPLKNKFEEYKSTAMTEVISMSGMMNKEFLMVGQVSIKPTELYERTNRAHEKLYSMEQFMMKLLAERINDRYDSLHTSKWLTISIIVLASLLMVYLFVAFYFSVRHHITLIEANMKQAATGDLTVKMNIQTNDEFAQIAKSFNELIESFRSIISVNQQMTEEVSAASEELTAITEETMQATGQVAATIESVAIGAEQQLKHAEQNTESIQELLHDTHYIAERAKQVASSSVAMTNEAQSGSDSVQQMIQQMANVNELVSQSSHLIQTLHERSNNIGQMTQMITAIAEQTNLLALNAAIEAARAGEHGRGFAVVADEVRKLAEQSSQSTKQIHNLLSEIQHDTSNSMTAMEHVLQEAEKGVEVANHTGAIFSKILQATHDVTEQINDVSSRLSLMETSLQTLSATIQETEHISKESGQQTQMVAAASEQLLASMQEISSSVQSLNDKAQDLFEAVERFKL; encoded by the coding sequence ATGCAACTTTTTCAGCCAGGGTCGCTATTATTAAATCGACTCAAGTTTGGAAAAAAATTTATGCTCTTATTTATTATTTTTATTTTTTCCCTTGTGACGATCGGAACGTTTTACATTCGCTCGCTAGGGGAAAAAGCAGCATTTGTTGAATACGAAAAGATGGGTTTAGTATATATGGAAGATTTTTCAATCGGGTTGCAGGCGTTACAACAACATCGAGAAGCAACATTGCTTTACCTATCTGGGGATACAGCGAGTGAACAGAAGGCGAAAAAAGCAGAACAACAATTAGATCAGCTCGTAAAGCATGTACAAACGATCCAACAACGATACAATGATCCGTTTTCTGTCCAAAAGCAATGGAAAGATTTAGCGAACACTTGGCAACAAATGAAAAGCGGCTGGAAAACGTACACGATGGATGAAACGGTGTCGCGCCATAACATTATTGTCAATAGTTTAATAGAAATAATGATGACCGTGGCGGACCGTTCCAATTTAACGCTTGATAACAACATTGATAACAATTATTTATCCCGTGTCATGGTCGAAAAAGTGCCAGCGTTAACGGAACTGATTAGTTCCGCACAGGCGCTTGGTGTGAAAATGGCGTTTAGTACACAAATTTACGAGATGGATCAATCAAAAATGACGTATTTTCTCAATGCTATCGACAATTCGCTCAATTCGTTGAACCATTCGGCAGCACTCATGTTTATGGACGACAAGCCGCTGAAAAATAAATTTGAAGAATATAAAAGTACGGCGATGACGGAAGTCATTAGCATGTCCGGTATGATGAACAAAGAGTTTTTAATGGTCGGACAAGTATCCATAAAACCGACCGAGCTGTACGAACGTACGAACCGAGCACATGAAAAGCTATACAGCATGGAACAATTTATGATGAAATTGTTAGCGGAGCGAATTAACGATCGTTATGATTCGTTACATACGAGCAAATGGCTGACGATTTCGATAATTGTGCTTGCATCGTTGTTGATGGTCTATTTGTTTGTAGCGTTTTATTTTTCTGTTCGCCATCATATTACGCTCATTGAAGCAAACATGAAACAAGCAGCAACCGGCGATTTAACGGTGAAGATGAATATTCAAACGAACGACGAATTTGCCCAAATTGCCAAATCGTTTAATGAGCTCATCGAATCGTTCCGCTCCATTATTTCTGTTAACCAGCAAATGACGGAAGAAGTATCGGCAGCCTCTGAAGAGTTAACGGCGATTACAGAAGAGACGATGCAAGCAACGGGACAAGTCGCGGCAACGATCGAAAGCGTGGCCATTGGCGCCGAACAACAACTGAAACATGCAGAACAAAACACGGAATCGATTCAAGAGTTGCTGCATGATACGCACTATATTGCGGAGCGTGCGAAACAAGTGGCGTCTTCTTCTGTCGCCATGACAAACGAGGCACAAAGTGGAAGCGATTCGGTGCAACAAATGATTCAGCAAATGGCGAATGTGAACGAGCTTGTGTCGCAATCGTCACACCTCATTCAAACGCTTCATGAGCGTTCGAACAATATTGGTCAAATGACGCAAATGATTACAGCGATTGCCGAACAGACAAATTTGTTGGCGTTAAATGCGGCAATTGAAGCGGCAAGGGCTGGCGAACACGGTCGTGGATTTGCGGTCGTTGCTGATGAAGTGCGGAAACTCGCAGAGCAATCGTCGCAATCTACGAAACAAATCCATAACCTATTAAGCGAAATTCAGCATGATACGTCGAATTCAATGACAGCGATGGAGCATGTGTTACAGGAAGCGGAGAAAGGCGTTGAAGTTGCAAACCATACAGGTGCAATTTTCAGTAAAATTTTACAAGCAACACATGACGTAACTGAGCAAATTAACGATGTGTCCTCCAGACTTTCGTTGATGGAAACATCGCTTCAAACGCTTTCCGCGACGATTCAAGAAACTGAGCACATTTCGAAAGAATCGGGCCAGCAAACCCAAATGGTTGCCGCGGCTTCCGAACAGCTGCTCGCTTCCATGCAGGAAATTTCTTCTTCTGTGCAATCACTCAACGACAAAGCGCAAGACTTGTTTGAAGCGGTAGAGAGATTTAAGCTTTAG
- a CDS encoding ABC transporter ATP-binding protein, which translates to MTFLQVNRLKVYYPVRGGFFRTVIGHVKAVDEISFELQKGETYGLVGESGCGKTTTGRTIVGLVKATGGEILFDGKDLTKLSRREFAQHRRDIQMIFQDPYSSLNPKKRVLDIVAEPLRNFEKLSPQEEKRKVQYFIEKVGLHPDSVYKYPHEFSGGQRQRIGIARALTLNPKLIIADEPVSALDVSVQAQVLNFMKDIQKEFQLTYLFISHDLGIIRHMCNRIGIMYRGQFVEEGTSEDIFQNPQHIYTKRLLSSIPNADPLKRQEQQKLRQQIEKDYEQSYARYFDAEGRAYPLKRISNTHLVAIP; encoded by the coding sequence ATGACATTTCTCCAAGTGAATCGACTAAAAGTATATTATCCGGTGCGCGGTGGGTTTTTTCGAACGGTCATCGGGCATGTGAAAGCGGTCGATGAAATTAGCTTTGAATTACAAAAAGGGGAAACGTACGGATTAGTCGGGGAATCGGGATGTGGGAAAACGACAACGGGACGAACGATTGTTGGCTTAGTGAAAGCAACAGGGGGAGAAATTTTGTTTGACGGAAAAGATTTGACGAAACTAAGTCGCCGTGAATTCGCTCAGCACCGAAGAGACATTCAAATGATTTTTCAAGATCCGTACTCTTCTCTTAATCCAAAGAAGCGGGTATTAGACATTGTCGCAGAGCCGCTGCGCAATTTTGAAAAACTATCTCCGCAAGAAGAAAAACGAAAAGTACAATACTTCATTGAAAAAGTAGGATTGCATCCGGACTCCGTCTATAAATATCCACATGAATTTTCCGGTGGCCAGCGGCAACGTATCGGCATTGCCCGTGCGTTAACGCTCAATCCAAAGCTAATCATTGCTGACGAACCGGTATCTGCGCTTGATGTGTCGGTGCAGGCTCAAGTGTTAAATTTTATGAAAGACATTCAAAAAGAATTTCAGCTTACGTATTTGTTTATTAGCCACGATTTAGGAATAATTCGCCATATGTGCAATCGGATTGGCATTATGTACAGAGGACAATTTGTCGAGGAAGGGACGAGCGAAGATATATTTCAAAATCCGCAACATATTTATACAAAGAGACTGCTGTCGTCTATTCCGAACGCTGACCCGTTAAAACGGCAAGAGCAGCAAAAACTACGACAACAAATCGAGAAAGACTATGAACAATCGTATGCTCGCTATTTTGATGCGGAAGGAAGAGCGTATCCGCTAAAACGTATTTCCAACACCCATTTGGTGGCGATTCCGTAA
- a CDS encoding type II toxin-antitoxin system HicB family antitoxin — protein MAVYQFYAIIQKVEEDDCYIVTFPDLDNCFTQGYTLVEAVEMAEDVLLTMLDYMEDVGEDIPAASSVEKLKDILPNGASLVNIEIDTDTLT, from the coding sequence ATGGCTGTATATCAATTTTACGCAATCATTCAAAAAGTAGAGGAGGACGACTGCTATATCGTCACTTTTCCTGATCTAGACAATTGCTTTACCCAAGGATACACGTTGGTGGAGGCAGTAGAGATGGCAGAGGATGTATTGTTGACGATGCTCGACTATATGGAAGATGTAGGAGAGGACATTCCTGCTGCTTCTTCTGTCGAAAAGCTAAAGGACATCTTGCCTAACGGTGCCAGCCTTGTAAATATTGAGATTGATACAGATACGCTTACATGA
- a CDS encoding IS110 family RNA-guided transposase, which yields MNCTQNRKIEQVTDQTLVIGMDIAKQKHYAAIVDARGRVLKKSFPVFQSRFGFEQFYALIQEAMREFGKTEVIVGIEPTGHYWLNLAYFLEEKGIPLVMVNPMHVKRSKELDDNLPTKHDAKDALVIARLVKDGRFSYPRILHEVEAELRAGSTFRESLIKERNAVHNQMIRWLDRYFPEFVQVFPSFGKMALVVLEKTPFPMDIASQTIEGLMERYRQSEALKCPQKPKVQKLLEMARHSIGITEGQQMARIEIATLVRRYRQLEQEIAALTEELTALAQTTVEYEWLQTIPGLGEATIIELLSEIGSFHQYQDPRQLIKLAGLTLKEHSSGQHKGQKRISKRGRRRLRALLFRVMIPLIRHNKAFRTLHEYYTTRPVNPLRKKQSIVVLCGKLLKILYAVCVKQQAFDEERMMQDIFSSTQAQAA from the coding sequence ATGAATTGTACACAAAATCGCAAAATTGAACAAGTCACCGATCAAACATTAGTGATTGGAATGGATATTGCCAAGCAAAAACATTACGCAGCGATCGTGGACGCACGAGGTCGGGTACTGAAAAAGTCGTTTCCGGTGTTCCAGTCGAGATTCGGATTTGAACAGTTCTATGCGTTGATCCAAGAGGCGATGAGGGAGTTTGGCAAAACGGAAGTGATCGTCGGAATCGAACCGACCGGACATTACTGGTTGAACCTCGCCTACTTCCTCGAGGAAAAAGGGATCCCGTTGGTGATGGTTAACCCGATGCACGTCAAACGGTCGAAAGAACTCGACGACAACTTGCCAACGAAGCATGATGCCAAAGACGCCCTAGTCATCGCAAGACTGGTCAAAGACGGACGTTTTAGCTATCCACGTATTCTCCATGAGGTGGAGGCGGAATTGCGGGCAGGAAGTACGTTTCGAGAGTCATTAATCAAGGAACGGAATGCCGTCCACAATCAAATGATTCGTTGGCTGGATCGGTACTTCCCTGAGTTTGTGCAGGTGTTTCCGTCGTTTGGCAAAATGGCATTGGTGGTGTTAGAAAAAACGCCATTTCCGATGGACATCGCAAGTCAGACGATAGAGGGGCTCATGGAGCGTTATCGGCAAAGCGAGGCGCTAAAATGCCCACAGAAACCGAAAGTGCAAAAGCTGTTAGAGATGGCTCGCCATTCGATTGGCATCACGGAAGGACAACAGATGGCCCGTATCGAAATCGCCACGTTGGTCCGCCGATATCGCCAATTGGAACAAGAGATCGCAGCGTTGACGGAAGAGTTAACTGCCCTTGCACAAACGACGGTCGAATATGAATGGCTCCAAACGATTCCGGGGCTAGGAGAGGCGACGATCATTGAACTGTTGTCGGAAATCGGGAGTTTTCATCAGTACCAAGATCCGCGGCAATTGATCAAATTAGCGGGCTTGACGTTGAAAGAACACTCGTCTGGACAACACAAGGGGCAAAAACGAATCTCGAAGCGAGGACGAAGACGGCTACGCGCCCTTCTCTTTCGGGTGATGATACCACTCATCCGCCATAACAAGGCGTTCCGAACGTTGCACGAGTACTATACGACACGTCCCGTCAATCCGTTGCGTAAGAAGCAATCCATTGTGGTGTTATGTGGCAAGCTATTGAAGATTCTATACGCGGTTTGTGTGAAACAACAAGCATTTGATGAGGAACGAATGATGCAAGATATCTTCTCCTCCACTCAAGCACAGGCAGCCTAG
- a CDS encoding HNH endonuclease family protein, with the protein MQRKYWTDKIANLVLISKRKNSSLSNLDFKQKKERYLKGHMDVFKGSKVFIDQKDEWTPKVLEERQRQIIDLLARRP; encoded by the coding sequence TTGCAGAGAAAGTATTGGACAGATAAAATTGCGAACTTGGTCCTCATTAGCAAGAGAAAAAATAGTTCGTTAAGCAACCTAGATTTTAAACAGAAAAAGGAACGTTACTTAAAAGGACATATGGACGTTTTCAAAGGGAGCAAGGTATTTATTGACCAGAAAGACGAGTGGACACCAAAGGTTTTAGAAGAACGGCAACGACAAATTATCGATTTATTGGCAAGACGCCCATGA
- a CDS encoding DUF4007 family protein: MAYGQHQSFYLRDRWLSKGIKNLMEDERFFYNKDSFEIIGLGKNMLQSLRFWLIATRIVQEKFNGEQKKVHHVTPLGEIIYRFDRFVRFSDTASILHYELTKEREPATAWYWFFNILRQQSLLKEELLQLFVEWVSREEKREISTKSLKRDIECLIKLYTAGQTTFDPEEVIQSPIYKISLLEEKNGMVRKRDGRIENIGVAALMYSLLDYRERKGVETIAVDEIVTEEGLWGRIFNMNRATVVNALEILTNHPVYKISFTRTNNLDTVKLPSISAIDYLRYEYERKVETLV; encoded by the coding sequence ATGGCTTATGGTCAACATCAAAGCTTTTATTTACGCGATCGATGGTTAAGTAAAGGGATAAAGAATTTAATGGAAGATGAACGTTTTTTCTATAATAAAGATTCTTTTGAAATAATTGGATTAGGAAAGAATATGCTACAGTCTTTACGGTTTTGGTTAATAGCTACACGTATAGTTCAAGAAAAGTTTAATGGTGAGCAGAAAAAAGTACATCATGTAACACCGCTGGGCGAGATTATTTATAGATTTGATAGGTTTGTTAGATTCTCTGATACAGCCTCTATTTTGCACTATGAACTTACAAAAGAAAGAGAGCCTGCTACTGCTTGGTACTGGTTTTTTAATATTTTGCGTCAACAATCTCTTTTGAAAGAGGAATTGTTACAGTTGTTTGTTGAGTGGGTAAGTAGAGAAGAGAAACGCGAAATATCAACAAAATCTTTAAAACGTGATATTGAGTGTTTAATAAAATTGTATACTGCTGGACAAACCACGTTTGATCCGGAAGAAGTAATTCAGAGTCCGATCTATAAAATAAGTTTGTTAGAAGAGAAAAATGGAATGGTGCGTAAACGAGATGGAAGGATAGAGAATATAGGTGTTGCCGCTTTAATGTATTCACTACTGGATTATCGGGAAAGAAAAGGTGTAGAAACAATAGCGGTGGATGAAATTGTTACTGAAGAGGGGTTATGGGGAAGAATTTTTAATATGAATCGGGCAACAGTTGTTAATGCTCTAGAGATTCTCACCAATCACCCGGTTTATAAAATTTCATTCACACGTACTAACAATCTCGATACAGTGAAACTTCCGTCTATTTCTGCAATTGATTATCTCAGATATGAGTACGAAAGAAAGGTTGAGACTTTAGTATGA
- the tnpB gene encoding IS66 family insertion sequence element accessory protein TnpB (TnpB, as the term is used for proteins encoded by IS66 family insertion elements, is considered an accessory protein, since TnpC, encoded by a neighboring gene, is a DDE family transposase.), which yields MLNAATVTHVYLARGSTDLRKSIDGLAAIVQEEFQLNPFSSSLFVFCNRGRDKWKILHWDHNGFWLYYRRLERGTFDWSSDHSLEPLKISPRQLRWLLDGLSLEQKQAHSAVTAKKVI from the coding sequence ATGTTGAATGCGGCAACGGTGACCCATGTGTACCTCGCTCGAGGGAGTACCGATTTGCGAAAATCCATCGACGGGTTGGCAGCCATCGTCCAAGAAGAATTTCAGCTCAATCCCTTTTCTTCTAGCCTTTTTGTGTTCTGCAATCGTGGACGGGATAAATGGAAAATTCTTCATTGGGATCATAACGGTTTTTGGTTATATTATCGCCGACTCGAACGTGGAACGTTTGATTGGTCTTCTGATCATAGCTTAGAACCTTTAAAAATTAGTCCGCGCCAATTACGATGGTTACTCGATGGACTATCACTGGAACAGAAACAAGCCCATTCGGCGGTAACCGCAAAGAAAGTTATTTAA